In one window of Cynocephalus volans isolate mCynVol1 chromosome 6, mCynVol1.pri, whole genome shotgun sequence DNA:
- the SUV39H2 gene encoding histone-lysine N-methyltransferase SUV39H2 isoform X2: protein MEYYLVKWKGWPDSTNTWEPLQNLKCPLLLQQFSNDKHNYLSQVKKGKAVTPKNNNKALKPALAEYIVKKAKQRIALQRWQDELNRRKNHKGMIFVENTVDLEGPPSDFFYINEYRPAPGISLVNEATFGCSCTDCFFEKCCPAEAGVLLAYNKNQQIKIPPGTPIYECNSRCQCGPDCPNRIVQKGTQYSLCIFRTSNGCGWGVKTLVKIKRMSFVMEYVGEVITSEEAERRGQLYDNKGITYLFDLDYESDEFTVDAARFGNVSHFVNHSCDPNLQVFNVFIDNLDTRLPRIALFSTRTINPGEELTFDYQMKGSGDISSDSIDHSPNKKRVRTVCKCGAVTCRGYLN from the exons ATGGAATATTATCTTGTAAAATGGAAAGGATGGCCAGATTCTACAAATACTTGGGAACCTTTGCAAAATCTCAAGTGCCCATTATTGCTTCAGCAATTCTCTAATGACAAGCATAATTATTTATCTCAGGTAAAGAAAGGCAAAGCAGTAActccaaaaaataataacaaagctTTGAAACCTGCCCTTGCTGAGTACATTGTAAAGAAAGCTAAACAAAGGATAGCTCTACAGAGATGGCAAGATGAActcaacagaagaaagaatcataaAGGAAtgatatttgttgaaaatactgttGACTTAGAGGGCCCACCTTCAGACTTCTTCTACATTAATGAATACAGACCAGCTCCTGGAATCAGCTTAGTAAATGAAGCTACCTTTGGTTGTTCCTGCACAGATtgcttctttgagaaatgttgtCCTGCTGAAGCTGGAGTTCTTTTGGCTTATAATAAAAACCAGCAAATTAAAATCCCACCTGGTACCCCCATCTATGAATGCAACTCAAGGTGTCAGTGTGGACCTGATTGTCCCAATAGGATTGTACAAAAAGGTACACAATATTCACTTTGCATCTTTCGAACTAGCAATGGCTGTGGCTGGGGTGTAAAAACccttgtgaagattaaaagaatGAGTTTTGTCATGGAATATGTTGGAGAG GTAATCACAAGTGAAGAAGCTGAAAGACGAGGGCAGTTATATGACAACAAAGGCATCACATATCTCTTTGATCTGGACTATGAATCTGATGAATTCACAGTGGATGCAGCTCGATTTGGAAATGTGTCTCATTTTGTGAATCACAGt TGTGACCCAAATCTTCAGGTGTTCAACGTTTTCATTGATAACCTCGATACTCGTCTTCCCAGAATAGCGTTATTTTCCACAAGAACCATAAATCCTGGAGAAGAGCTGACTTTTGATTATCAAATGAAAG GTTCTGGAGATATATCTTCAGATTCTATTGACCATAGTCCAAACAAAAAGAGGGTGAGAACTGTATGCAAATGTGGAGCTGTGACTTGCAGAGGTTACCTCAACTGA